The following proteins come from a genomic window of Corallococcus sp. NCRR:
- a CDS encoding DUF2019 domain-containing protein, with protein MSTRKFQKASIEDLVQWYAEASIAYGQSLEAADSRSANRAADKISAAYRELRSRGATSHLLALLQNEDETVRTNVAAHAMEFAPEFGEPVLLWIEKRPGRNGLAAHYVLKAWREGTLKFP; from the coding sequence TTGAGCACCCGGAAATTTCAAAAGGCCAGCATCGAAGATCTCGTCCAGTGGTACGCGGAGGCGTCCATCGCATATGGCCAATCGCTGGAGGCTGCGGACTCTCGGTCCGCAAATCGCGCCGCCGACAAAATCTCCGCAGCCTATAGAGAGCTTCGAAGCCGTGGCGCTACATCCCATCTCCTCGCCCTTCTCCAGAACGAGGACGAAACCGTCCGAACCAACGTCGCGGCTCATGCCATGGAGTTTGCGCCCGAGTTCGGTGAGCCGGTACTGCTCTGGATCGAGAAGCGTCCGGGGCGCAATGGGCTCGCTGCGCATTACGTCCTCAAGGCCTGGCGTGAGGGCACGCTCAAGTTCCCTTGA
- the sitA5 gene encoding SitA5 family polymorphic toxin has protein sequence MAFRVQLAVLLLALLGACAAPRGRVRLDTGEGAPIEYSPPSSGRAVTVGEGAFEEALTGLVLVTPLRLRASRSGEWVRASYVTEDTDRAFGGFCEPGVRRGGCISLLEDVVGLSDWDKFGVALTLSLDPLKASIARAVEETLAPQLFYSVIATGLVTWAALAANPEPAFTKGAAVISALLLIYLGAETFLELIEASQDLKLATDQASTWKELDASGQRFAARVGPSIARVLVLSVTVAVSHGMTGGASLLAARIATLPNFPGGAAVASRVGVNVASLDQVRAVAVSGGVITLSLPSTVVAMAVKGSGTPQANANSWGSFSALKRARGPAGSGKQWHHIVEQTDGNVQRFGPQALHNTENVIAIDESVHQRISAYYSSKEVVLTGPQTVRQWLSSQSFQAQRDFGMKTLIRFGALP, from the coding sequence ATGGCCTTTCGAGTCCAGCTCGCTGTCCTGCTTCTCGCCTTGCTGGGGGCGTGTGCCGCCCCGAGGGGCAGGGTGCGGCTGGATACGGGCGAAGGTGCACCCATCGAGTACAGCCCGCCTTCTTCCGGCCGGGCGGTGACGGTGGGGGAGGGCGCCTTCGAGGAGGCGCTGACCGGGTTGGTGCTGGTGACGCCCCTGCGCCTTCGGGCTTCACGGTCCGGCGAATGGGTGCGCGCTTCCTACGTCACGGAGGATACGGACCGTGCCTTCGGGGGCTTCTGCGAGCCGGGAGTCCGTCGGGGTGGCTGCATCTCGTTGCTCGAAGACGTGGTGGGGCTGAGCGACTGGGACAAGTTCGGCGTGGCGCTGACGTTGTCCCTCGACCCGCTCAAGGCGAGCATCGCGAGGGCCGTGGAGGAGACGCTGGCGCCGCAGCTCTTCTACTCGGTGATCGCCACGGGCCTGGTGACCTGGGCTGCGTTGGCCGCGAATCCCGAACCCGCCTTCACCAAGGGCGCTGCGGTCATCTCCGCGCTGCTGCTGATCTACCTGGGCGCGGAGACGTTCCTGGAGCTGATTGAGGCGAGCCAGGACCTGAAGCTCGCCACGGACCAGGCCTCCACGTGGAAGGAGCTGGATGCATCCGGCCAGCGCTTCGCAGCACGGGTAGGTCCATCCATCGCGCGAGTCCTGGTCCTCTCGGTTACGGTCGCCGTGAGCCACGGAATGACCGGCGGCGCGTCGTTGCTGGCGGCCCGGATAGCGACGCTGCCGAATTTCCCGGGAGGCGCGGCGGTGGCCTCACGCGTAGGCGTCAACGTCGCGAGCCTTGATCAGGTGAGGGCGGTGGCCGTCTCGGGTGGAGTCATCACGCTCTCCCTGCCGTCCACGGTGGTCGCCATGGCGGTCAAGGGGAGCGGAACCCCGCAGGCCAACGCGAACTCCTGGGGATCCTTCAGCGCCCTCAAGAGGGCAAGAGGGCCCGCGGGCTCCGGGAAGCAATGGCACCACATCGTCGAGCAGACGGACGGCAACGTGCAGCGCTTCGGTCCCCAGGCCCTGCACAACACGGAGAACGTGATCGCGATTGACGAATCCGTCCACCAACGGATCAGTGCCTACTATTCATCGAAGGAAGTCGTTCTAACGGGCCCTCAGACCGTTCGGCAATGGTTGAGCAGCCAGTCCTTTCAGGCGCAACGCGACTTCGGAATGAAGACCCTCATTCGCTTTGGAGCCCTTCCTTGA
- a CDS encoding PAS domain-containing protein yields MNPTPHTPPTGEPFPLQAPSLESLDALIQRVDGMSEVELDHLPLGMIQLDGQGRILKFNRTEAALARIQAREQIGKNFFYDVAPCTRVRQFFGLFQEGVRAKKLYQTFGFVFRFAHGARHVAITLFYSDKTDSVWVLVSDKKMADAR; encoded by the coding sequence ATGAACCCGACCCCGCACACGCCCCCCACTGGCGAACCCTTTCCCCTGCAAGCGCCCTCGTTGGAGTCGCTCGACGCGCTCATCCAGCGCGTCGACGGCATGTCGGAGGTGGAGCTGGATCACCTCCCGCTGGGGATGATCCAGCTCGACGGGCAAGGGCGGATCCTCAAGTTCAACCGGACCGAGGCCGCGCTGGCGCGCATCCAGGCTCGCGAGCAGATCGGCAAGAACTTCTTCTACGACGTGGCGCCGTGCACGCGCGTGCGGCAGTTCTTCGGCCTGTTCCAGGAGGGCGTAAGGGCGAAGAAGCTCTACCAGACGTTCGGCTTCGTCTTCCGCTTCGCGCACGGCGCGCGCCACGTGGCCATCACGCTGTTCTACAGCGACAAGACGGACTCGGTCTGGGTGCTGGTGTCCGACAAGAAGATGGCCGACGCGCGCTGA
- a CDS encoding glutathione S-transferase family protein — translation MTPNALPPLTLLELADTGLPGIESYSPFCLKAHRALKYAGLPYARGCADNPASHRAHNPTGQVPVLLVGKEAVPDSTAILARIQQLAPGRIDASPEALLWEELADTSLNGFLVASRWADDRNWPRTRATFFHFMPAPVRAVVPTLIRRKQVERLVARDVWRAGPEACWRRFGALLDQLDARAPEQGFWLSGALSVADLALFGQMQSFRTPLTPWQGAEVERRERLSAWLGRVDAATRTAGVSLRAAS, via the coding sequence ATGACCCCGAACGCCTTGCCACCGCTGACCCTATTGGAGCTGGCCGACACCGGCCTGCCGGGAATCGAGAGCTACTCTCCCTTCTGCCTCAAGGCCCACCGGGCCCTGAAGTACGCGGGGCTGCCATACGCCCGAGGCTGCGCGGACAACCCGGCCTCGCACCGCGCGCACAACCCCACCGGCCAGGTGCCGGTGTTGCTGGTGGGGAAGGAGGCGGTGCCGGACTCCACGGCCATCCTCGCGCGCATCCAGCAGCTCGCGCCGGGCCGCATCGACGCCTCTCCGGAGGCGCTGCTCTGGGAGGAGCTGGCGGACACGTCCCTCAACGGCTTCCTGGTCGCGTCCCGCTGGGCGGATGACCGCAACTGGCCGCGGACGCGCGCCACGTTCTTCCACTTCATGCCGGCGCCGGTGCGCGCGGTGGTGCCGACGCTGATCCGCCGCAAGCAGGTGGAGCGGCTGGTGGCGCGGGACGTCTGGCGCGCGGGCCCGGAGGCCTGCTGGCGCCGGTTCGGGGCGCTGTTGGATCAACTGGACGCGCGGGCGCCGGAGCAGGGCTTCTGGCTGTCAGGGGCGCTGAGCGTGGCGGACCTGGCCCTGTTCGGGCAGATGCAGAGCTTTCGGACGCCGCTGACGCCCTGGCAGGGCGCGGAGGTGGAGCGGCGCGAGCGCTTGAGCGCATGGCTCGGACGGGTGGACGCGGCGACCCGCACCGCGGGCGTGTCCCTGCGCGCCGCGAGCTGA